Genomic segment of Sulfitobacter faviae:
CCGTCGCCCGCCCGCATCTTTGCGATCTCGCACCTCTTCCGTATAAAGATACCACAAGACAGGGTCATCGCCTGCCCGCGGGTCGGCGATCCAACGCTAGCTTCGTGCCACTTTATGGCTCAGCCATGATGTGCGGTCGCGAGGTTCTACCCAGCCTCGCCATATCGCCTACCCGGGGGCGGGCAGGCGATGGCCCGGCGCCTACGGCTTGTCTCCGGGCCGGGTGGTATACATTAAAGCCGGACATTCCTACCCCTCCTCCACAACATCCCACCAAACCCACCTTGCCCTCCCCTACAAACCCGCCATTCCTTAGCAAGTTCAGCACAGGGGCATTTCATGGACATCCGCGCAATTCTCATGGGGCTGGCCTTTGCCGTGATGTGGTCCTCGGCCTTCACCTCTGCCCGCATCATCGTGATGGACGCCTCTCCCCTGCTGGCCCTCTCCCTGCGCTACCTGATCTCGGGCCTGATCGGCGTCGGCATTGCGCTGGCCTTGGGGCAAAGCTGGCGGCTCACCCCCGCGCAATGGCGGGCGACGATCATCTTCGGCGTGCTGCAAAACGCGGTCTACCTCGGCCTGAACTTCATCGCCATGCAGACCATCGAGGCATCCCTCGCCGCGATCATCGCCTCGACCATGCCGCTGCTCGTCGGCTTCGCCGCTTGGGCCTTCTTGGGTGAAAAACTGCGCCCTCTGGGCATCGCCGGGCTGTTTGCCGGTGTCATCGGCGTCGCCATCATCATGGGCGCGCGCCTTGGCGGGCAAGTGGACCTCTATGGCCTCATCCTCTGCGCCGTCGGCGTGGTTGCCCTCACTGCTGCCACCCTGCTGGTGCGCGGCGCGACCTCGGGCGGAAACTTCTTGATGGTTGTGGGCCTGCAAATGCTTGTCGGCTGCGTCGCCCTCTCCATCGCCACCGCGCTGTTCGAAACGCCCCGGATCGACCCCAGCCTGCGCCTGACGCTCGCCTTCGCCTATACCTGCCTCGTGCCCGGCCTTGCCGCCACCGTGGTCTGGTTCTGGCTGGTCAACCGCATCGGCGCCACAAGGGCGGCGACCTTTCACTTCCTCAACCCCTTCTTTGGCGTGGCCATCGCAGCGCTGCTGCTGGGCGAAACGCTGGGGCCGCGCGACATCCTTGGCGTCGCGATCATCGCGGGCGGCATCCTCGCCGTCCAAGTCTCGCGCCAGCGCAGGGCGTAACGCCAGTGTGAGGCGCACCCCCTTTGAATTTCACCGCCACACCCCATCTAATAGGCCAAGCCCATGAACGGAGGACGCCATGCCCCAATACGAGAAAACC
This window contains:
- a CDS encoding DMT family transporter, with the translated sequence MDIRAILMGLAFAVMWSSAFTSARIIVMDASPLLALSLRYLISGLIGVGIALALGQSWRLTPAQWRATIIFGVLQNAVYLGLNFIAMQTIEASLAAIIASTMPLLVGFAAWAFLGEKLRPLGIAGLFAGVIGVAIIMGARLGGQVDLYGLILCAVGVVALTAATLLVRGATSGGNFLMVVGLQMLVGCVALSIATALFETPRIDPSLRLTLAFAYTCLVPGLAATVVWFWLVNRIGATRAATFHFLNPFFGVAIAALLLGETLGPRDILGVAIIAGGILAVQVSRQRRA